The Bradyrhizobium ottawaense genome window below encodes:
- a CDS encoding DUF2147 domain-containing protein, with amino-acid sequence MTSRFAALIVLLAALLGATAAHAQSADGTWLTQAGDARVKISKCSGGICGVVAWLREPYDTATGQPATDSKNPNRELARRPMIGLPLFSGMQPSGPNKWSGQIYNADDGSTYASSISVTGADSLRVEGCVGALCGGETWTRAGR; translated from the coding sequence ATGACTTCCAGATTCGCTGCTCTCATCGTCCTCCTCGCTGCGCTGCTCGGCGCGACGGCCGCACATGCGCAGAGCGCCGATGGGACATGGCTCACCCAGGCGGGCGATGCGCGCGTCAAGATCAGCAAGTGCAGCGGCGGCATCTGCGGCGTCGTCGCCTGGCTGCGCGAGCCCTACGACACCGCGACCGGCCAACCCGCCACCGACAGCAAGAACCCCAATCGCGAGCTCGCCAGGCGCCCGATGATCGGCTTGCCATTGTTCAGCGGCATGCAGCCGTCCGGTCCGAACAAATGGTCCGGCCAGATCTACAACGCCGACGACGGCAGCACTTATGCCAGCAGCATCTCCGTGACGGGAGCGGATTCGCTGCGGGTCGAAGGCTGCGTCGGCGCGCTCTGCGGCGGAGAGACCTGGACGCGGGCGGGACGGTAA